A region from the Lolium perenne isolate Kyuss_39 chromosome 4, Kyuss_2.0, whole genome shotgun sequence genome encodes:
- the LOC127302983 gene encoding uncharacterized protein produces the protein MGLVVWNLFLLLLTLVSSSWSLNSDGLALLALSKNLILPSSISSSWNASDRTPCEWHGVLCDRQTNVFSLDLSSSGVSGSLGPQIGLLKYLVVLTLQNNSISGAIPPELGNCSMLDQLDLSENSLSGEIPESLGNQKKLSVLALYSNSLDGEIPPELGNCSMLDRLDLSENSLSGEIPESLGNLKKLSSLALYTNSLHGKIPEGLFKNQFLQYVYLHQNNLSGHIPSSLGEMASLRSLWLHQNGLYGVLPDSIGNCTKLEVLYLLYNQLRGSLPKTLSLISGLKVLDVTGNGLTGEIDFHFENCKLEKFILSFNNQLRGEIPSWLGNCSSLTDLALVNNSFSGHIPASLGLLSNLTYLLLSQNSLSGPIPPEIGNCRSLLWLELDANMLEGSVPKELANLRKLQKLFLFDNRLTGEFPEDIWSIRWLRSVLIYRNGFTGMLPPVLAELKLLQNITLFGNFFSGVIPAGLGVNSRLRIIDFTNNSFTGGIPPYICSGKRLRVLDLGFNLLNGSIPSGLTDCPGLERVILENNHLTGVIPAGLGVNSRLLQIDFTNNSFTGGIPPYICSGKRLRVLHLGFNLLTGSIPSGVADCPSLERIILQNNDLTGAIP, from the coding sequence ATGGGTCTGGTTGTGTGGAATTTGTTTTTGCTCTTACTCACTTTGGTTTCATCATCATGGAGTTTAAATTCAGACGGTCTAGCTCTGCTTGCTCTGTCCAAAAATCTCATATTGCCGAGTTCCATAAGCTCCAGCTGGAATGCTTCCGATAGAACTCCATGTGAATGGCATGGAGTTCTTTGTGATAGACAGACTAATGTATTTTCTCTTGACCTATCATCTTCTGGAGTTTCTGGTTCACTGGGACCTCAAATAGGACTGTTAAAGTACCTAGTAGTCCTCACTTTGCAAAATAACAGCATATCAGGTGCAATCCCTCCAGAATTGGGCAATTGTAGCATGCTTGATCAATTGGATCTTTCCGAGAACTCCCTTTCTGGTGAAATACCAGAATCCCTTGGCAACCAAAAGAAACTGTCAGTGCTCGCATTGTACAGTAACTCACTCGATGGGGAAATCCCTCCTGAATTGGGCAATTGTAGCATGCTTGATCGATTGGATCTTTCCGAGAACTCTCTTTCTGGCGAAATACCAGAATCCCTTGGCAACCTAAAGAAACTCTCATCGCTCGCCTTGTACACTAACTCCCTCCATGGGAAAATACCTGAAGGGTTGTTCAAGAACCAGTTTCTGCAGTACGTGTACCTCCATCAAAATAATCTCAGTGGTCATATCCCTTCGTCACTTGGTGAAATGGCAAGTCTTAGAAGCTTATGGTTGCATCAAAATGGATTATATGGAGTTCTGCCAGATTCTATTGGAAACTGCACCAAGTTGGAGGTGCTTTATCTACTATATAATCAGTTGAGAGGGAGtcttccaaaaaccttgagccttaTTAGTGGACTGAAGGTTCTAGATGTCACTGGAAATGGCTTAACTGGAGAGATTGATTTTCATTTTGAGAACTGTAAGTTGGAGAAATTCATATTGTCGTTTAATAATCAGCTAAGGGGCGAAATTCCATCATGGCTAGGGAATTGTAGTAGCTTGACTGACCTTGCACTTGTCAACAATAGTTTCTCCGGCCACATTCCAGCTTCTCTCGGCTTACTGAGCAACCTCACCTATCTTTTGCTTTCTCAGAACTCCTTGTCTGGCCCGATTCCTCCTGAGATTGGTAACTGTCGGTCGCTTCTGTGGCTAGAGTTGGATGCAAACATGCTGGAGGGTAGTGTTCCTAAAGAGCTGGCTAATCTGAGAAAATTGCAGAAGCTCTTTCTGTTCGATAATCGCCTCACTGGGGAGTTTCCCGAGGATATTTGGAGCATCCGGTGGCTTCGAAGTGTCCTTATTTACAGAAATGGATTTACTGGGATGCTACCTCCAGTGTTAGCTGAGCTAAAGCTCCTGCAGAACATTACACTGTTTGGTAATTTCTTCTCCGGAGTCATACCAGCGGGTTTGGGTGTGAATAGCCGTTTACGCATAATTGATTTCACCAATAACAGTTTCACCGGTGGAATACCACCATACATTTGTTCAGGTAAAAGACTGAGAGTGTTGGACTTGGGGTTTAATCTTCTCAATGGTAGCATCCCATCTGGCCTTACAGACTGCCCAGGTTTGGAACGAGTTATTCTCGAAAACAATCATCTTACTGGGGTCATACCAGCGGGATTGGGTGTGAATAGCCGTTTACTCCAAATTGATTTCACCAACAACAGTTTTACGGGTGGAATACCACCATACATTTGTTCAGGTAAAAGACTGAGAGTGTTGCACCTGGGTTTCAATCTTCTCACTGGTAGCATCCCATCCGGTGTTGCCGACTGCCCAAGTTTGGAACGAATTATACTCCAAAACAATGATCTTACTGGGGCTATTCCATGA